Proteins encoded in a region of the Quercus lobata isolate SW786 chromosome 8, ValleyOak3.0 Primary Assembly, whole genome shotgun sequence genome:
- the LOC115955979 gene encoding uncharacterized protein LOC115955979 isoform X1, producing the protein MAAANKVSLKLMIDTENCRVLYAEAGKEFVDFLLNILTLPIGTFIPLLNREMVGGLGNIYESIENLSTTYLQPNLNKDTLLKYKVHISGGTRVPLELPNVTTSTTSRILYCCYRNNCNRVSHSNNYSRCSCGFDLYELSYRGPSRPKDPYFTNETESEGGYVEEAVTYMVMDDLAVKPFSTDSIITLLDKLNVKEIGTLSEKVVDLGVDEVVKLLRASLLTKSVLTDVFLPSLIQEVNCQENAAAK; encoded by the exons ATGGCTGCTGCGAACAAAGTGAGTTTGAAACTTATGATAGACACAGAAAACTGCAGGGTGCTTTATGCTGAAGCGGGCAAAGAATTCGTGGATTTTCTCTTAAACATTCTCACCCTGCCGATCGGGACTTTCATTCCGCTTCTGAATCGAGAAATGGTGGGCGGCTTGGGAAACATTTACGAGAGCATTGAAAATTTAAGTACTACTTACCTTCAACCAAACTTGAACAAAGACACTCTCCTCAAGTACAAAGTACACATCTCTGGTGGTACTAGAGTCCCTCTGGAATTGCCGAACGTTACAACGTCAACAACATCCAGGATATTgt ATTGCTGTTATCGTAACAACTGCAACAGGGTGTCCCACTCCAATAATTACAGCCGTTGCTCGTGCGGATTTGACCTTTACGAGTTAAGTTATCGAGGCCCATCAAGGCCAAAGGATCCGTACTTCACGAATGAGACTGAGAGTGAGGGAGGGTACGTGGAAGAGGCGGTCACATACATGGTGATGGATGATCTGGCGGTGAAACCATTTTCCACAGATTCTATTATCACTCTTCTTGACAAGCTTAATGTCAAGGAAATAGGAACTCTTTCAGAGAAAGTGGTCGATTTGGGCGTCGATGAG GTTGTGAAACTGCTAAGAGCTTCACTATTGACGAAGAGTGTCCTTACTGATGTCTTCCTCCCGTCGTTGATACAAGAAGTCAATTGCCAAGAAAATGCTGCAGCAAAATGA
- the LOC115955979 gene encoding uncharacterized protein LOC115955979 isoform X2, protein MAAANKVSLKLMIDTENCRVLYAEAGKEFVDFLLNILTLPIGTFIPLLNREMVGGLGNIYESIENLSTTYLQPNLNKDTLLKYKVHISGGTRVPLELPNVTTSTTSRILYCCYRNNCNRVSHSNNYSRCSCGFDLYELSYRGPSRPKDPYFTNETESEGGYVEEAVTYMVMDDLAVKPFSTDSIITLLDKLNVKEIGTLSEKVVDLGVDEVVKLLRASLLTKSVLTDVFLPSLIQEVNCQENAAAK, encoded by the exons ATGGCTGCTGCGAACAAAGTGAGTTTGAAACTTATGATAGACACAGAAAACTGCAGGGTGCTTTATGCTGAAGCGGGCAAAGAATTCGTGGATTTTCTCTTAAACATTCTCACCCTGCCGATCGGGACTTTCATTCCGCTTCTGAATCGAGAAATGGTGGGCGGCTTGGGAAACATTTACGAGAGCATTGAAAATTTAAGTACTACTTACCTTCAACCAAACTTGAACAAAGACACTCTCCTCAAGTACAAAGTACACATCTCTGGTGGTACTAGAGTCCCTCTGGAATTGCCGAACGTTACAACGTCAACAACATCCAGGATAT TGTATTGCTGTTATCGTAACAACTGCAACAGGGTGTCCCACTCCAATAATTACAGCCGTTGCTCGTGCGGATTTGACCTTTACGAGTTAAGTTATCGAGGCCCATCAAGGCCAAAGGATCCGTACTTCACGAATGAGACTGAGAGTGAGGGAGGGTACGTGGAAGAGGCGGTCACATACATGGTGATGGATGATCTGGCGGTGAAACCATTTTCCACAGATTCTATTATCACTCTTCTTGACAAGCTTAATGTCAAGGAAATAGGAACTCTTTCAGAGAAAGTGGTCGATTTGGGCGTCGATGAG GTTGTGAAACTGCTAAGAGCTTCACTATTGACGAAGAGTGTCCTTACTGATGTCTTCCTCCCGTCGTTGATACAAGAAGTCAATTGCCAAGAAAATGCTGCAGCAAAATGA
- the LOC115955982 gene encoding uncharacterized protein LOC115955982 yields MAAVTSKVSLKLMIDTESRRVVYAEAGKDFVDFLFYIVALPVGTFIPLLNQEMVGSLGNIYDSFANLSTTYLRPNVNKDSLLSPKAYYCGATGLPLHVPNVESSRKVYRCCRNVTLDRNETCSCGATMNQESKYTVLPSANNPYSSEGDFVKGKVIYMVMDDLAVKPLSTVSIIALLNKFNVKEIGDLEEKVVDLGRDEVVKLLKASLLTKTILTDVFLSVLKEEVNCQQEVEGNF; encoded by the exons ATGGCAGCTGTAACGTCCAAAGTGAGTTTGAAACTTATGATAGACACAGAAAGCCGCAGAGTGGTTTATGCTGAAGCGGGCAAGGACTTCGTGGACTTCCTCTTTTACATTGTTGCCCTGCCGGTCGGAACTTTCATTCCACTTCTCAATCAAGAAATGGTGGGCAGCTTGGGAAACATTTACGACAGCTTTGCAAATTTAAGCACGACTTACCTTCGTCCAAACGTGAATAAGGACTCTCTCCTGAGTCCCAAAGCATACTACTGTGGTGCTACTGGACTCCCTCTCCATGTGCCAAACGTTGAATCGTCTAGGAAAGTGTATAGGTGCTGCAGAAATGTGACTCTTGACAGAAACGAAACCTGTTCGTGCGGGGCTACTATGAACCAAGAGTCGAAATATACAGTACTACCAAGCGCAAACAATCCCTACTCCAGTGAGGGAGATTTTGTGAAAGGAAAGGTTATATACATGGTGATGGATGATCTGGCAGTGAAACCGTTGTCCACAGTTTCTATTATCGCACTGCTTAACAAGTTTAATGTCAAGGAAATAGGGGATCTTGAGGAGAAAGTGGTCGATTTGGGCAGGGATGAG GTTGTGAAACTGCTCAAAGCTTCTCTGCTGACAAAGACTATTCTCACTGATGTCTTCCTCTCGGTTTTGAAAGAGGAAGTTAATTGCCAACAGGAGGTAGAaggaaatttttaa
- the LOC115957766 gene encoding uncharacterized protein LOC115957766: MVSLKLVISTEKSKVLYAEAGKEFVDFLFNILALPVGTFIPLLNQEMEGSLGNIYDSIQNISPTYLKPNVKDSLLTPKVYISGDTGGLLQLPNVIKSTHRKLYGCSSSCFSMSDDSETICWIHRRFTDSVLKYRGTPSSNNPYFSRGQTDGGYVEELVTYMVMDDLAVKPLSSTASIINLLDKFNVKNMGALEEKVVELGMDEGVKLLQTSLLSKSVLTDVFLLPMLELETEKSRH, translated from the exons ATGGTGAGTTTGAAACTCGTGATTAGCACAGAAAAAAGCAAAGTGCTATATGCTGAAGCGGGCAAGGAGTTCGTGGACTTCCTCTTTAACATTCTGGCCCTGCCGGTCGGGACTTTCATTCCACTTCTCAATCAAGAAATGGAAGGCAGCTTGGGAAACATTTACGATAGCATTCAAAATATAAGTCCCACTTACCTCAAACCAAACGTGAAAGACTCTCTCCTGACGCCCAAAGTATACATCTCTGGTGATACTGGAGGGCTTCTCCAATTGCCAAACGTTATAAAGTCAACACACAGGAAATTGTATGGGTGTAGTAGTAGCTGCTTCTCCATGTCCGATGATTCCGAAACAATCTGTTGGATCCATAGAAGATTCACCGATTCTGTGTTAAAATATAGAGGCACACCAAGCTCAAACAATCCGTACTTCTCCAGGGGTCAAACTGATGGAGGGTACGTGGAAGAGTTGGTTACGTACATGGTGATGGATGATCTGGCTGTGAAACCATTGTCCAGTACAGCTTCTATTATCAATCTTCTTGACAAGTTTAATGTCAAAAATATGGGAGCTCTTGAGGAGAAAGTGGTTGAATTGGGCATGGATGAG GGTGTGAAATTGCTTCAGACTTCACTACTATCGAAGAGTGTTCTCACTGATGTCTTCCTCCTCCCAATGTTGGAACTTGAAACAGAGAAATCAAGGCATTGA
- the LOC115957799 gene encoding uncharacterized protein LOC115957799 — MGSATSKVSLKLMIEPKGGGRVLYAEAGKEFVDFLFYILALPVGTFIPLLNQEMVGSLGNIYDSIANLSTTYLRPNVNKDSLLKPKAYFSSGTAGFPLQLPNVESSRKLYKCCLNVFERKAICGCGSSMSRESKYIGPPSANNPYSSNVGDYVKGEVTYMVMDDLAVKPLSTTSLATVLNKFNVKDTGVLQEKVVDLGVEEVLKLLKASLLSKSVLTDVFLPVF, encoded by the exons ATGGGATCTGCTACGTCCAAAGTGAGTTTGAAACTTATGATAGAACCAAAAGGCGGCGGCAGAGTGCTTTATGCTGAAGCcggcaaggaatttgtggacTTCCTCTTTTACATTCTTGCCCTGCCGGTCGGAACTTTCATTCCGCTTCTCAATCAAGAAATGGTGGGCAGCTTGGGAAACATTTACGACAGCATTGCAAATTTAAGTACTACTTACCTTCGACCAAACGTGAACAAGGACTCTCTTCTCAAGCCCAAAGCATACTTCTCCAGTGGTACAGCAGGATTTCCTCTCCAATTGCCAAACGTTGAATCATCCAGGAAATTGTATAAGTGCTGCCTAAACGTGTTTGAGAGGAAAGCAATCTGTGGGTGCGGGTCTTCTATGAGCCGAGAGTCAAAATATATAGGCCCACCAAGCGCAAACAATCCCTACTCAAGTAATGTGGGAGATTATGTGAAAGGAGAGGTTACATACATGGTGATGGATGATTTGGCGGTGAAACCATTGTCCACAACTTCTCTTGCCACAGTGCTTAACAAGTTCAATGTCAAGGATACAGGGGTTCTTCAAGAGAAAGTGGTCGATTTGGGCGTGGAAGAG GTTCTGAAATTGCTCAAAGCTTCTCTGCTTTCAAAGAGTGTTCTCACTGATGTCTTCCTCCCCGTTTTTTAA